One window from the genome of Macaca fascicularis isolate 582-1 chromosome 7, T2T-MFA8v1.1 encodes:
- the REC8 gene encoding meiotic recombination protein REC8 homolog isoform X11: MLRIEGEQELPEVSRRDLDLLIAEEDEAILLEKLREELRVPEGEIVVPRLSPPAPAEVEGIAEALPVLVPEELRPTGWEPGALLMEVTPPEELRLPAPPSPELRRPPVFPPPRRRRRRLLFWDKETQISREKFREQLQTRAHCWECPKVQPPERTITGPAELFRTPTLSGWLPLELLGLWTHCAQPPPRALRRELPEEAAEEERRKAEVPSEIEVPREALEPSGPLMLSSELSLEAAEEEKSRISLIPPEERWAWAEVEQPEPPALPVVPELPEVPMEMPLVLPPELELLSLEAVHRAVALELQANREPDFSSLVSPLSPRRMAARVFYMLLVLSAQQILRVEQEKPYGRLLIQPGPRFHRG; this comes from the exons ATGCTGCGGATTGAG GGTGAACAGGAGCTCCCAGAGGTCAGCCGCCGAGACCTGGACCTGCTGATCGCAGAGGAAGACGAAGCTATCTTGTTAGAAA AGCTAAGGGAGGAGCTCCGGGTTCCAGAGGGTGAAATCGTAGTCCCCCGGCTCTCACCTCCAGCTCCTGCAGA GGTGGAAGGAATAGCAGAGGCACTTCCAGTCCTGGTCCCTGAGGAGCTGAGGCCGACAGGCTGGGAGCCTGGGGCCCTACTCATGG AGGTGACCCCCCCAGAGGAACTGCGTCTGCCAGCCCCACCCAGCCCAGAG CTGAGGCGGCCCCCAGTCTTCCCACCTCCTCGCCGCCGTCGTCGCCGGTTACTGTTTTGGGACAAGGAGACTCAGATCTCCCGGGAGAAATTCCGGGAACAACTGCAAACCAGAGCCCACTGCTGGGAATGT CCCAAGGTGCAGCCTCCTGAGAGGACCATCACAGGCCCTGCAGAGTTGTTCAGAACCCCAACTCTCT CTGGCTGGCTACCCCTTGAACTACTGGGTCTCtggacccactgtgcccagccacccccAAGAGCACTCAGGCGAGAGCTGCCCGAGGAGGCTGctgaggaggaaaggagaaaggctGAAGTTCCAAGTGAGATCGAG GTCCCGAGGGAGGCCCTGGAGCCCAGTGGTCCCCTTATGCTGTCTTCAG AGCTCTCCCTAGAGGCAGCTGAAGAGGAGAAGTCCCGCATCAGCCTCATCCCACCAGAAGAACGGTG GGCCTGGGCTGAGGTGGAACAGCCAGAACCTCCTGCATTGCCCGTGGTGCCTGAACTCCCTGAGGTGCCCATGGAGATGCCTTTGGTGCTGCCCCCAGAGCTCGAGCTGCTCTCACTGGAAGCTGTGCACAG GGCAGTGGCACTGGAGCTGCAGGCCAACAGGGAGCCCGACTTCAGCAGCCTGGTGTCACCCCTCAGCCCCCGCAGGATGGCCGCTCGGGTCTTCTACATGCTCCTGG TGCTCTCAGCGCAACAGATTCTTCGCGTGGAACAAGAAAAGCCATATGGTCGCCTCCTGATCCAGCCGGGGCCCAGATTCCACCGAGGTTAG